Genomic segment of Streptomyces kaniharaensis:
ACGCGCCGTTCTGGGCGGAGCTGGTCGTGGCCGAGCTGGTGGCGGTCGGCATGCTGCTCGGCTCCTTCGAGCTGCTGGCCGGTTGGCTGCGGCGGGCCGAGGAGAGCGCGCTGTTCGCCATCCAGGAGAAGGCCGCCGCCGCCCACTGGGCCGGTACCTGCGGCTGCACCTCCACCGCCGTGATGCTCGCCGACTGCGACCGCTGGAACGAGGCGCTGGTGCTGGCCGTGGAGTTCGAGGACGGTGCCCGATGAACACCTCTCTGCGACGCACGGCGGGCCGGGCCTGGCTCGCGGCTCCGGCTCTGGCGGTGACCGTCGTCTCGGCGGTGCTGACCGTCGCCGTGGTGGCCCTGTGGCTCAACGGCGTGATGCCGCTCGCCCTGGCGCTGGTGATCGGCCTGGGTTACGACGGCGCCTGGCTCGCCGCCCTCTCCTACGAACGCCGGTTGGCGGGGCAGGGCGACCACAACGCCAAGGTCACCGCGCTGGGCTGGATGTTCGGGGCGCTGACGACCGGGATGCTGGTCGTCCACGCGCTGACCAGCCCTCACACCGCCGGGTGGCTCGCGGTCGCCTGGCTCCCGCTCGCCGCCAAATCGCTCTGGTGGCTCCACGGCGTGTGGGAGTCGACGGAGATCAGCCCGAAGGCCAAGTCGGAGATCCGCCGGGTCCTCCAGGACTCCCGCGACAACGCGGCGATCTCCCGGGCGGTGCTCAACGCCCAGACCCACGGCGAGCGGACCCGCATGGACTCCCTGTCCCGGGCCGGAGCGGCCGTGGCGAAGGCCCAGTCGAAGGCCGCCGAGCGCCTCTCCGGCGCCTGGCAGGAGTTGGCGGAGGTCAACGGGCAGGAGGACCAGGCGCCGGTGTTGGAGCGGCTGGGCGCCCCGGCGGCGCCCGCCTGGGAGCTGCCGGTGTGGACGCCGGTCTCCGCGCTCCGCCCGACCGCTGTTCTCTCCGGCGGAGACCCGGCGGATATCCGCCCGCAGCCCGCTACCGCCCAGGTCAGCGCCACGCAGCCGTCCGGCGGTCCCCGCCCGGAGACCGAGCAGCTTCCGCTCCCGGCCAACCTCGTTGCCTCGGTGAGCGCCGGAGCCCCGGCGCCGAAGGCCGCGAGCGTGGCCTCCCTGGTCCGCCTCGCCGTGGCGGAGGTCGGCGACGACCCAAAAGCGGTGACGGCCTGGGTGAGCGCCAGGACGACGAAGCCGGTGCGGCCGGACACGGTCGCCCGGGAGATCCGCAGCACGAGGAACACCCCCACCAACACCAAGGCCGGCGGCTTCGGGTTCGCCGCCGGGAGGAGCTGACCATGGCCGAGCCGCGCTACTACACCACCGCCGAGAAGGCCAAGCTCGCCTGGCTGGTCGGCCGGGCCGCCGCCGGGGGCGACCGCGCCAAGATCGGCGCCAAGATCGACGAGATCCAGGCGGAGGCGGTGGCCCGCGAGGAGGCCGAGGACGCCGCCCGCGAGAAGGCCAAGCAGGACGCCCGGGAGGCGAAGGCGAAGGCCCAGGCCGAGCGCCGCGCGAACCGCTGGTTCTGATCGACCATCAGGGGCGGGCCCGAGGGGGCCCGCCCCGTACTACCCGAACCACCTCGAAGGAGAGCACCATGCGCAAGTCCGTGATCAAGACCACCCCGATCGGCCTGCGGGCGGGCGACACCCTCCGGGACACCGGGGCGGTCGTTGACCACATCGTGACCGGCGTCGCTGCTGGCCGGATCGACGTGGTGACCGACAGGGGCACCCGCCGTATGAGCTCCACCCACATCGTCAGCGTCATCCGCTAACCACCCCGAGGAGATCCCCATGGACACCACCACCCGCGAAGCGCTCGTGGCCTTCCAGCGGCTCCGTACCGCACTCGCCGTCGTCGCCCTGGACCCCGCGCGGCGGGCCCGTGCGACGGATTTCACGGCCCCGCTCCAGGTCCTGGCCGAGGAGGCCAACGCCAAGATGACCGCCGCCGGATTCCTGGACGCGTCCGGGCCGACCGTCACCACGCAGGAGATCGAGGCGCTGATCCGTCAGGCCGGGCTCACCGCCCTCTGACCAACCCCGGGGCGGGCCCGGCCGGGCCCGCCCCGCCCCACCAGAGAGGAGCACGACATGAGCAGCATCCAGGTAGGCGACGAGGTCGAGGTGACCTCGGGCCGGTACGCCGGTGGTCGGGGCCGGGTCGTCTGGGTCGGGCCGGAGGACGTCGAGATCCGGGGGCTGATCGGCTGGTTGGCCGAGGCGTTCTGTTCCCTGCCGCGCGTCCGCCCCGCCGACCTGCGCCGGATCGGCCCCGCCGACCGGGCCTGACCGACCACCCACCAGGGGAGGCCCACCGGCCGCCCCTCCCGCACGAAGGAGAGACCCCCTGATGAGTGAGACCCCGCGCCGAACGCTGCACCACTACCCGGCGTTCACCGCCCCCACAGCGGCCGAGGCCTACGCGGACGCCCCCGACCTGGACCAGGAGGCGGAGGTGCTGGCCCGGCTCTCCCAAGATCCGGAGCTGGACGGCTGCCGGGAGATCGCCCTCCGGGAGGCGGCATTGGCCGACCGGCGGTGGTGGCGGAGCCGGACCGAGCTGGACGGCCTACTCGCCGAGTCGGCGGCGTACGCGCTCCAGCAGCGCGACCGGCTTCACCCGGAGGACGTCCAGGGTCCGATCGGCCCGGACAGCATCGAGTGGGACGCCCCCGGTGGGACCCGGGCCTACGTCCGCCAGGAGTACTGGCACTGGCACAACGTCCCGCCGGGCTGCGGCCCGTGCCCGCCGGAGGACCCGTGCCCGTGGCACGCGGAGCACGGCACCCGCTGAACGGGTGACCGAGAAGAACCGAAATCCGTGGGCCATCTGTCGCAGGTGGCGCGCACACTGACAGATCACCTGCTGATCTCTGATCAACGAGGGGACGCCGGGCGGGGGTGACGCCCCGCCCGGCAGCAGGCTCCCCAAGGCAATGGAGAGGAGAGCACCACATGGCCATCCTGGCAGCCGCGAGAGGCGTCCACAGCGCCGTATCCGGCCTCGCTCAGGTGTCGCCCTCCGCGCACCCGTCCGGCCCCGCTACGGGCACCCCAGCGCCCGCCGGTAACGGCACCGGCAACGCCATCGCGGGCGCGATCTGGAGCGTCATCGAGTGGATCGGCAAGGTCACCCACCTGACCCCGCTCGGCGTGCTGCTGGCGCTCGGCGGGATCGGCTGGCTGATCAGCCAGATGCCGAAGCTGCCCAAGCGCACCGCCCAGCAGAAGGCGACCGACGAGGCGATCGGCAAGGCCGGAAAAGCCACCGCGGCTTGCCTCGGCCGGTTCCTCACCGGGCGCCCGATCAGCGCGAAGACCGCCGCCGCGAAGAAGGCCGGCGGAGCGTCGTTCTGGAACAACGCGCTGCCCGAGCCGGAGCCGCTGTCCGCGCCCCCGGCCGCGATGGGCGCCATCGCCCTGCCCGGCCCGGCGACCGGCCCCGACTTCCGCGAGGTCCTGGCCGACCGACTCACGGACTTCCAGGACTGGGTGGCCACCCTGCCGGTGCCCCGCCTCCTGGTGCAGCTCTCCGACGTCGGCACGATCGTGGCCTACTACCTGGCCGTGGCCGGGCGCTGGCTGGCCCGGGGCGTGCGCGGCGTGCTGATGCTGCCCGTCGCCCTGTGGCGCGGCGTGGCCTCCTACGGCCGGTGGGCGTACGTCTCCGTGCTGACCGTGCGCGCGGCCGTCCCGGGCGTGTGGGCCCTGTACGAGGTGGCCCGGGCCGCACCCAGGCCGGCCTTTTGGTGGTCGGCCTGGGTGCCGTGGTCGGCGCGGCCACCGGCCCGGACGGTCAGGGGCACTGGCACGCTCCCCGCCCCTCCGACGACAAGGTGTACGGCCCGGCCCTGTGGGCGATGCTCAAGGCCGCCCTGCACCTGGCCCCGGAGGCGCAGAAGGAGGAGTGGCTGACCATCCCGGACCGCCTGGAGGACGAGGGCGCCCAGGTGATCCTTGCGCTCCCGGAGCACTTCCTCGGCAGCCCCAGGGAGCGCCAGGGCCTGGACGAGATCGTGAACACCCGCCTGCCCGGCGACTGGGTGAGCGAGTGGCGCCTCATGGCCGGTGGCCACCGCGCGGTGTGGACCGCCCGGCGGGCGGCGCGGGAGCTGGTCGGCGACGAGGCGACGTACGGGCCGGCCTTGTGGCCGATCCTGCGCGACCGCCTCGGC
This window contains:
- a CDS encoding KOW motif-containing protein, encoding MSSIQVGDEVEVTSGRYAGGRGRVVWVGPEDVEIRGLIGWLAEAFCSLPRVRPADLRRIGPADRA
- a CDS encoding protein spdB, whose protein sequence is MNTSLRRTAGRAWLAAPALAVTVVSAVLTVAVVALWLNGVMPLALALVIGLGYDGAWLAALSYERRLAGQGDHNAKVTALGWMFGALTTGMLVVHALTSPHTAGWLAVAWLPLAAKSLWWLHGVWESTEISPKAKSEIRRVLQDSRDNAAISRAVLNAQTHGERTRMDSLSRAGAAVAKAQSKAAERLSGAWQELAEVNGQEDQAPVLERLGAPAAPAWELPVWTPVSALRPTAVLSGGDPADIRPQPATAQVSATQPSGGPRPETEQLPLPANLVASVSAGAPAPKAASVASLVRLAVAEVGDDPKAVTAWVSARTTKPVRPDTVAREIRSTRNTPTNTKAGGFGFAAGRS